One Mercenaria mercenaria strain notata chromosome 12, MADL_Memer_1, whole genome shotgun sequence DNA segment encodes these proteins:
- the LOC123534282 gene encoding uncharacterized protein LOC123534282, which translates to MDPVKILCFIFSVWLGELCVSAKWLPDDDISWLKIRTRILYPKNFASVRINSHNERELRVSFGKVLALETFMSSGYSPDYDMILRQITDGRRILQAVYQGGVMKECDYSKDSTQMLDFVSNFMSSDYHGEEFGDIVVANMYSNYTRKNIMLAYRSFKSLDYLKDLSEVVDMRLLRKECRNFLAVATSVAEEEAKSGNFTDIYAEILDNTDPEKFSEFNKELSAQNSNSETQTASTSEHNISKRSTAPLKRKRAKRAAFDFSSVLIFPGTKWCGKGDLAQCYDDLGDDHELDACCRDHDCCPFMIPPFSNKYGIFNYRFHSLIHCDCDQRFRGCLRQSVSSMANMIGKIYFNILGSKCFDFQETEVCAERSWWGRCQRYENQTIAAVKSQVSFIDKDGNEDYAVVENQNESRK; encoded by the exons ATGGACCCAGTGAAAATACTGTGtttcatattttctgtttggCTGGGGGAGTTGTGTGTTTCGGCAAAATGGTTGCCGGACGACGATATTTCCTGGTTAAAAATTAGAACCCGGATCCTGTATCCAAAGAATTTCGCGAGTGTTCGGATTAATTCGCATAATGAAAGGGAGTTACGAGTGTCTTTTGGAAAAGTGTTAGCTTTGGAAACCTTTATGTCAAGTGGTTATTCGCCGGACTATGATATGATTTTACGGCAAATTACCGACGGCCGTCGGATATTACAGGCCGTATATCAGGGTGGTGTCATGAAAGAATGCGACTACTCAAAAGATTCTACTCAAATGTTggattttgtgtcaaatttcatgtCTTCGGATTATCATGGGGAAGAATTCGGGGATATTGTAGTCGCAAATATGTATTCAAACTATACTCGTAAAAATATTATGCTCGCATATCGGAGTTTCAAAAGCTTGGATTATTTAAAAGATTTATCCGAGGTGGTCGATATGCGCCTGCTAAGAAAAGAGTGCCGGAATTTTCTGGCGGTTGCAACTTCCGTCGCGGAGGAAGAAGCAAAGTCCGGCAATTTTACAGACATTTATGCTGAAATCCTTGATAATACAGACCCGGAGAAATTCAGTGAATTCAATAAAGAACTTTCAGCTCAAAATTCTAACAGTGAGACTCAAACCGCATCAACCTCAGAACATAACATTAGCAAGCGTTCAACTGCACCGCTGAAACGCAAACGCGCAAAACGTGCTGCGTTTGATTTTAGCAGCGTTCTAATTTTCCCGGGAACTAAATGGTGTGGGAAAGGGGATTTAGCTCAGTGTTATGATGATTTAGGGGATGACCACGAGCTGGATGCATGCTGTAGGGATCATGATTGCTGCCCGTTCATGATCCCGCCATTCTCTAACAAATATGGGATATTCAACTACAGATTTCATTCCCTGATCCATTGCGACTGTGACCAAAG ATTTCGTGGATGTTTGCGGCAGTCTGTGTCATCAATGGCAAATATGATTGGAAAAATCTATTTCAACATCCTGGGCAGCAAGTGCTTCGATTTTCAGGAAACGGAAGTATGTGCGGAACGCTCTTGGTGGGGTCGCTGTCAGAGATATGAAAACCAGACGATAGCTGCCGTAAAAAGCCAAGTGTCGTTCATCGACAAAGATGGAAACGAAGATTATGCTGTAGTTGAAAAccaaaatgaaagtagaaaataa